The DNA window TTCGTGAAGCAGACTACATCCTGCGCGAAGAAATCAAAAAAGCTGGTCTTGAACGCGACATTTGGCAATACTTCGCTGTATTACCTGACATCCGTTCAGTAGGTGTAATGGGCGATGGCCGTACGTACGACTACGCAATCGGTATCCGCGGTGTAACATCAATCGACGGCATGACATCTGACTGGGCACGTATCCCATACGATGTATTGGAGAAGATTTCTGTACGTATCGTAAACGAAGTAAAACACGTAAACCGCGTGCTGTATGATATTACTTCTAAGCCACCAGCAACGATCGAGTGGGAATAGTACTGAATAACGCTTAACTATTTACTCTCTTTTAGTTATTTTAAAATAACTAAAAGAGAGTTTTTGATTTTGTGGAAATTGGAATGGTGAGATTGTGAATAGATTAATTTAAGGTTTACTTCAGTAAAATGAGGTATATTATATATTGAATAGGTTCTCTGTGAAGACAGGAAAAGTAGGTGAACAAAATGGGAAAATATCAATTGGATAGTAAAGGTAAGGCAGCTGTTACGAAGTATCATGAAAAAAACAAGCCGGCCCAATTCGATAAAAAGCAACAACTTGAAAAATTGCGTGCGCAGTACTTGGAAAAGAAACAGCAACAAAACGATAAATAGGTTGTATGGAAACGTAGAAGGAGTTACATCTTTCTATGTTTTTTTTGTGCTCTGATTTCGCCTTACCCTTATTAATAATAAATTATTGTCATAGCAGTGTATCTTTTTCTTTCATTTTTATTACAGAATGTTAAATTTACTATCCTCACGTTTATTATTTAGGAGGAAAGGTATTGTATAGTATGCCAAACAAGTATAGACAGTCGGTATAAAAAAATTAACTTAATGAAACTGGAGGAATGAAACATGGAAACACGTGATAACAAATTATATGGTATTTATGACAATGAAGCGGAATTACAGGCAGAAATGGATCGCCTTCGTGCACAAGGCTATGGTGAAGAAGATATGTACATCGTATCTAATCGTGATGATCAACTATCTATGTACCGAAACTCAAAAGGTTACAGCACAAACACGGATGGTTATGATACTGATAATAAAGAAGGTTCTTGGTGGGACCGCTTTAAAGCATTCATGATGGGTGAAGATTTAGTACGTGATCAACACTTTACACAAATGGGCATCTCTGAGGATGAACGAAACCGTTATTATGATGAACTACAGGCAGGGAAATATTTATTGTATGTAGATAGAGACTATGGTACTTATTTTGATGAAGGTACTAAAAATTATGGCGTGAATAATCATTATGAGCGGGATTATGAAAAAACGGATGAAGAACGTTTAGCGCTTCATGAAGAACGCTTGCAAGTAGATAAAAAACGTGTGCAAACAGGTGAGGTGCAAGTCGACAAACATGTAGTCGAAGAGCAGCAAACGATTGAAGTGCCAGTAGAGCATGAAGAAGTCTATGTAGAAAGACGTCCGGTGAATGAGGATACAACACTTAATGCAAATGGGAAACTTCATGACGGAATCAATCATGCCTATGAAGAAGGGGGTAAAATCCATATCCCGGTAACAGAAGAACAAGTGGATGTTACGAAAAAAGATGTCGTTACGGAGGAAATCGTAGTCGGCAAACGAAAAGTGACTGATACGGAAACTGTTTCTGACACGGTTCGCCGTGAAGAAGCGGACGTTAAGGATACGACCCATACTACAAATCATTTAAATGATTTGGACCATTTGGATAATGATCCGTTAAAACGAACAAACCGCGGATTATAAAATAGTCATAAAAAATAGGAAGCCTGTTTTACACAGGCTTCCTTGTTTTATATGTTAGTTATATTCTAGTAAGTAGTTTTAGGTTTAAATTATTCTTCAACAGTGGCTTTTTCGCGAGTTTTCCACTCGATTCCACTAGTAACACATCCAAAAGTAACAATTATTAAAAGTACAAATAATGTGTTATGTAACCAATAGGGCATTCAAACCCCTCCTTTAATATTCTGTGTTTCTTTTTATTATTTTAACATATTAAAGGTGTATACACTCGTTTTTAGATTGTTAGCTATTA is part of the Solibacillus isronensis genome and encodes:
- a CDS encoding DUF2382 domain-containing protein translates to METRDNKLYGIYDNEAELQAEMDRLRAQGYGEEDMYIVSNRDDQLSMYRNSKGYSTNTDGYDTDNKEGSWWDRFKAFMMGEDLVRDQHFTQMGISEDERNRYYDELQAGKYLLYVDRDYGTYFDEGTKNYGVNNHYERDYEKTDEERLALHEERLQVDKKRVQTGEVQVDKHVVEEQQTIEVPVEHEEVYVERRPVNEDTTLNANGKLHDGINHAYEEGGKIHIPVTEEQVDVTKKDVVTEEIVVGKRKVTDTETVSDTVRREEADVKDTTHTTNHLNDLDHLDNDPLKRTNRGL